The following proteins are encoded in a genomic region of Methylococcales bacterium:
- a CDS encoding cytochrome c oxidase assembly protein, whose amino-acid sequence MSEDIAKKNSRLARKLFIIALAMFGFGYALVPLYDVFCDITGINGKTNKTAIVETAYKIDKTREITVEFITALNESAPIIFKSELKKIKVNPGQYYTVNFYAENKTDKPMVARAIPSITPGPAAEYFIKTECFCFSEQTFKPNEGKNMPVRFVINPELPNRYKTITLAYTFFDNTEKSVKK is encoded by the coding sequence ATGAGTGAGGATATCGCCAAAAAAAATAGTCGTTTAGCTCGTAAATTATTTATCATTGCGCTGGCTATGTTTGGTTTTGGTTATGCGTTAGTTCCGCTTTATGATGTTTTTTGTGACATCACAGGAATTAATGGCAAAACGAATAAAACCGCGATTGTAGAAACCGCCTATAAAATAGATAAAACACGCGAAATTACCGTAGAATTTATTACCGCACTTAACGAATCAGCCCCGATTATTTTTAAATCGGAATTGAAGAAAATAAAAGTGAACCCAGGGCAGTATTATACCGTCAATTTTTATGCTGAAAATAAAACGGATAAGCCGATGGTGGCTAGAGCCATTCCTAGTATTACGCCAGGGCCTGCGGCAGAATATTTTATAAAAACAGAATGTTTTTGTTTTTCAGAGCAGACGTTTAAACCTAATGAAGGTAAAAACATGCCTGTTCGATTTGTAATTAATCCTGAATTACCAAATAGATATAAAACGATTACATTAGCCTATACTTTTTTTGATAATACTGAAAAATCAGTAAAAAAATAA
- a CDS encoding inositol monophosphatase family protein, translating to MNPMLNIAIRAARNAGDIIQRASENVNQLKINFKTKNDYVTEVDRLAEQEIIKTIQTSFPEHGFLAEESGEHKGNDYVWIIDPLDGTTNFLHGFPVYAISIALQYKNKLECAVVYDPLRDELFTAERGGGAMLNSRKIRVTQPSNLKGTLIGTGFPFKSKKNLPAYLGMFSDLVGDTAGIRRAGSAALDLAYVAAGRLDGFWEIGLQPWDMAAGVLLIQEAGGVATDFSFKEYYLKSGNLIVGSPKVHQLMYKAIEPHLTDDLL from the coding sequence ATGAACCCAATGCTTAACATTGCCATTCGAGCGGCAAGAAATGCAGGAGACATCATTCAGCGTGCCTCTGAAAACGTCAATCAACTTAAAATCAATTTTAAAACTAAAAATGATTATGTGACCGAAGTTGATCGTCTGGCAGAACAAGAAATCATAAAAACCATTCAGACCTCTTTCCCTGAGCATGGTTTTTTAGCAGAGGAAAGTGGCGAGCATAAAGGTAATGATTACGTTTGGATTATCGACCCATTGGATGGAACCACTAATTTTTTACATGGCTTTCCTGTTTATGCGATTTCTATCGCCTTACAATATAAAAATAAATTGGAATGTGCGGTTGTTTACGATCCACTCAGAGATGAGTTATTTACGGCTGAACGAGGCGGAGGCGCGATGCTAAATAGTCGTAAAATTCGAGTGACCCAGCCGAGTAATCTTAAAGGAACGTTAATTGGAACGGGCTTTCCGTTTAAATCAAAGAAAAATTTACCCGCTTATTTGGGGATGTTTTCAGATTTAGTGGGGGATACCGCAGGCATACGACGTGCAGGCTCGGCGGCTTTAGATTTAGCCTATGTTGCAGCAGGTCGGTTAGACGGCTTTTGGGAAATTGGCTTACAACCGTGGGATATGGCGGCGGGGGTTTTATTAATTCAAGAAGCGGGCGGCGTAGCAACGGATTTTTCGTTTAAAGAATATTATTTAAAATCGGGAAATTTAATTGTAGGCAGCCCGAAAGTTCATCAATTAATGTACAAAGCGATTGAGCCGCATTTGACGGACGATTTATTATAA
- the ctaD gene encoding cytochrome c oxidase subunit I: MSAVAAENEHTHDDHAHGPAKGIMRWIVTTNHKDIGTLYLVFALVMFFVGGTMALIIRAELFEPGMQFVDPQFFNSMTTMHALVMVFGAVMPAFVGFANWMIPMMIGAPDMALPRMNNMSFWMLVAGVLLLASTLFMEGGAPASGWTFYPPLVLQTGNALPFAVFSIHLLGISSIMGAINIIATIFNMRAPKMTLMKMPLFVWTWLITAFLLIAIMPVFAGAVTMLLTDRFFDTSFFDAAGGGDPVLYQHIFWFFGHPEVYVMILPTFGIASTIIPVFARKPLFGYASMVYATGAIAFLSFIVWAHHMFTVGMPITGELFFMYATMLIAIPTGVKVFNWTATMWKGAMTFEAPMLFSIAFVVLFTMGGFTGLMMSIAPVDFQYHDTYFIVAHFHYTLVPASVFILMAGGYFWLPKWTGNMYDEKLATLHFWLSAISVNILFFPQHFLGLAGMPRRIPDYAVQFSDWNMVSSIGAFIFGFSQLMFVYIVIKTIRGKDCEKASDEVWEEASKHGLEWRLPSPVPYHTFSTPPEEIPSEHL; this comes from the coding sequence ATGTCTGCTGTCGCAGCTGAAAATGAACACACTCATGATGATCATGCTCATGGGCCTGCTAAGGGTATTATGAGATGGATTGTCACTACTAATCATAAAGATATAGGGACGCTTTATTTAGTTTTTGCACTCGTCATGTTTTTTGTCGGTGGAACAATGGCCTTGATTATTCGTGCTGAATTGTTTGAGCCAGGAATGCAGTTTGTTGATCCGCAATTTTTTAACTCAATGACGACCATGCACGCCTTAGTGATGGTCTTTGGTGCGGTTATGCCCGCCTTCGTGGGCTTTGCTAATTGGATGATTCCAATGATGATTGGTGCGCCTGATATGGCGTTACCCCGCATGAATAACATGAGTTTTTGGATGTTGGTTGCCGGGGTTTTATTACTCGCTAGCACTTTGTTTATGGAAGGAGGAGCCCCTGCATCGGGTTGGACATTTTATCCGCCCTTAGTTTTACAAACAGGGAATGCCTTACCCTTTGCTGTTTTTTCAATTCATTTATTAGGAATTTCATCGATTATGGGGGCCATTAATATTATTGCCACTATTTTCAATATGCGCGCGCCTAAAATGACCTTAATGAAAATGCCCTTATTTGTTTGGACATGGTTAATTACAGCCTTCTTGTTAATTGCCATTATGCCCGTCTTTGCAGGCGCGGTAACCATGCTATTAACGGATCGGTTTTTTGATACCAGCTTTTTTGATGCCGCAGGCGGGGGTGATCCCGTTTTATACCAACATATTTTTTGGTTCTTCGGACATCCTGAAGTTTATGTAATGATTTTGCCAACGTTTGGTATTGCCTCAACCATTATTCCAGTCTTTGCACGTAAGCCTTTATTTGGTTACGCCTCAATGGTTTATGCAACGGGCGCGATTGCGTTTCTTTCGTTCATCGTTTGGGCGCATCACATGTTTACAGTTGGAATGCCGATCACAGGTGAGCTTTTTTTCATGTATGCGACCATGTTAATTGCAATTCCAACAGGGGTGAAAGTCTTTAACTGGACGGCAACCATGTGGAAAGGGGCAATGACTTTTGAAGCTCCGATGTTATTTTCGATCGCCTTTGTCGTTTTATTTACCATGGGTGGGTTTACAGGCTTAATGATGTCAATTGCGCCTGTTGATTTTCAATATCATGATACTTATTTTATTGTCGCGCATTTTCATTACACCTTAGTCCCTGCCTCTGTTTTTATTTTAATGGCGGGCGGCTATTTTTGGTTGCCTAAGTGGACAGGTAACATGTATGACGAAAAATTAGCGACCTTGCATTTTTGGTTATCGGCTATTTCAGTCAACATTTTATTCTTTCCACAGCACTTTTTAGGGCTTGCGGGAATGCCACGTCGAATTCCTGATTATGCGGTACAGTTTTCAGATTGGAATATGGTTTCAAGTATCGGTGCCTTTATTTTTGGTTTTAGCCAACTGATGTTTGTTTATATCGTGATTAAAACCATTAGAGGGAAAGATTGCGAAAAAGCCAGTGATGAAGTTTGGGAAGAGGCCAGTAAGCATGGTTTGGAATGGCGTTTACCTTCGCCTGTGCCTTATCATACGTTCTCAACGCCTCCAGAAGAGATTCCTTCTGAGCATCTTTAA
- the mpl gene encoding UDP-N-acetylmuramate:L-alanyl-gamma-D-glutamyl-meso-diaminopimelate ligase: MHIHILGICGTFMGGLALIARELGHQVSGSDENVYPPMSTQLEEQGVSLIQGYQASNLDIEPDLIIIGNALSRGNAEVEAVLNKNLPYISGAQWLSEHVLQKKWVLAVAGTHGKTTTTSMLAWVLEHQGFQPGFLIGGVALNFSISARLGQSDFFIIEADEYDCAFFDKRSKFVHYRPRTLVINNLEYDHADIFPDLAAIQRQFHHLLRTVPSDGLVIAPENNKDIETVLKMGSWTPISYTGINQDSEWDAQLIKADGTAFEVFFKGKSQGIVQWTLTGNHNVYNALSAIVSARHIGILPRDAIIALGKFKNVKRRMEVIAKIKGVTLYDDFAHHPTAIKTTLAGLRNQVGDKQIIALVDPRSNTMKMGIHNKTLAGSLKAADIAIIYQPDALDWTLSTLEKGTQIIKICKTLDEVIRCVMDHISSESYCVLMSNGSFGGLHQRLQTELSL, from the coding sequence ATGCATATTCATATTTTAGGTATTTGTGGAACATTTATGGGGGGATTAGCTCTCATTGCACGGGAACTAGGCCACCAAGTGAGCGGGTCGGATGAAAATGTTTATCCTCCCATGAGTACTCAGCTAGAAGAACAAGGAGTTAGCTTAATACAGGGCTATCAGGCAAGTAACTTAGACATTGAACCTGACTTAATTATCATTGGTAATGCGTTATCACGCGGAAATGCCGAAGTTGAAGCGGTTTTAAATAAAAATTTACCCTATATTTCAGGGGCGCAATGGTTATCGGAACATGTATTACAAAAAAAATGGGTGCTCGCGGTTGCGGGAACGCATGGAAAAACGACAACGACCAGTATGTTGGCGTGGGTATTAGAGCATCAAGGCTTTCAACCTGGTTTTTTAATTGGGGGGGTTGCGCTTAATTTTAGTATTTCAGCGCGTTTAGGGCAATCAGATTTTTTTATCATTGAAGCCGATGAATATGATTGTGCTTTTTTTGATAAACGCTCAAAATTTGTCCATTATCGTCCACGAACGTTAGTGATTAATAATCTGGAATATGACCATGCGGATATTTTTCCTGATTTAGCGGCAATTCAACGTCAATTTCATCACTTATTACGAACTGTTCCGAGTGATGGACTCGTTATTGCGCCAGAAAATAATAAAGATATTGAAACGGTTTTAAAAATGGGGTCTTGGACACCGATTAGTTATACAGGGATTAATCAGGACAGTGAATGGGATGCGCAGTTAATTAAAGCGGATGGAACCGCGTTTGAAGTATTTTTTAAAGGTAAATCTCAAGGGATTGTTCAGTGGACATTAACGGGTAATCATAACGTTTATAACGCCTTATCGGCGATTGTATCGGCTCGTCATATTGGTATTTTACCGAGGGATGCAATTATTGCGTTAGGTAAATTTAAAAATGTAAAGCGGCGTATGGAAGTTATTGCCAAAATTAAAGGAGTGACGCTTTATGATGATTTTGCCCATCATCCTACTGCGATTAAAACAACGCTGGCGGGCTTACGGAATCAAGTGGGGGATAAACAAATAATTGCTCTTGTTGACCCCCGTTCTAATACGATGAAAATGGGGATTCATAATAAGACGTTAGCAGGGTCATTAAAGGCCGCCGATATTGCTATTATTTATCAACCTGATGCCTTAGATTGGACTTTATCCACGTTGGAAAAAGGGACTCAAATTATTAAAATCTGTAAAACATTGGATGAAGTTATTCGTTGTGTTATGGATCATATTTCATCGGAAAGTTATTGTGTTTTAATGAGTAATGGAAGCTTTGGTGGGCTTCATCAGCGGTTACAAACTGAATTGAGTCTTTAA
- the coxB gene encoding cytochrome c oxidase subunit II has translation MTLSLGSADASDYTLNLTKGVTKVSNDIYDLHMLILWICVIIGMGVFGAMFYSIYHHRKSKGHKAEQFHENTTIEIIWTIIPTLILVGMAIPATKTMLEMDDVTESDMSIKVTGWQWKWEYEYMDNDIHFFSSLDEKSNQARQLRSGIDPRSIPHYLLNVDKPLVIPIKKKIRFLFTAADVIHSWWVPDLGWKKDTIPGFINESWTYVEKAGTYRGQCTELCGKDHAFMPIVVIAMEQADYDVWVNEQQEIANAEKNSADKEWTQEELFAKGESIYANNCASCHMADGTGMAGTFPAIKESPIVTGDIDVQINMVMNGQGMMPAFGTMLSAVDFAAVVTYTRNGLGNSVGDFVQPSKIKSLQSALPEDDDDD, from the coding sequence ATGACACTGAGTCTAGGGTCAGCTGATGCGAGTGATTACACCCTAAACTTAACGAAAGGGGTCACAAAAGTCAGTAATGACATCTATGATTTACACATGTTGATTTTATGGATTTGTGTAATCATCGGCATGGGCGTGTTTGGCGCTATGTTTTATTCGATTTACCATCATCGTAAATCAAAAGGACATAAAGCAGAGCAGTTTCATGAAAATACAACCATTGAAATTATTTGGACGATCATACCGACGTTAATTTTAGTTGGCATGGCGATTCCTGCCACCAAGACGATGTTAGAAATGGACGATGTCACCGAATCTGATATGTCTATTAAGGTAACAGGTTGGCAATGGAAATGGGAATATGAATACATGGATAATGATATTCATTTCTTTAGTAGTTTGGATGAAAAAAGTAACCAAGCACGTCAATTAAGGTCGGGTATTGATCCTCGTTCTATTCCTCATTACCTTTTGAATGTTGATAAGCCGTTAGTTATTCCAATTAAAAAGAAAATTCGCTTTTTGTTTACCGCTGCTGATGTGATTCATTCATGGTGGGTTCCTGATTTAGGTTGGAAAAAAGATACCATTCCAGGATTTATTAATGAGTCATGGACGTATGTTGAAAAAGCAGGCACTTATCGGGGGCAATGTACTGAATTGTGTGGTAAAGATCATGCGTTTATGCCTATCGTTGTTATTGCAATGGAGCAGGCCGATTATGATGTCTGGGTAAACGAGCAACAAGAAATTGCCAACGCCGAAAAGAATTCAGCGGACAAAGAATGGACTCAAGAAGAATTATTTGCTAAAGGTGAAAGCATCTATGCTAATAATTGTGCCTCATGCCACATGGCTGATGGGACAGGCATGGCGGGAACTTTTCCTGCAATCAAAGAAAGCCCTATTGTTACTGGGGATATTGATGTTCAAATTAATATGGTAATGAATGGTCAAGGGATGATGCCCGCCTTTGGAACCATGTTAAGTGCGGTTGATTTTGCCGCTGTAGTCACGTATACGCGTAATGGTTTGGGTAACTCGGTTGGCGATTTTGTACAACCCTCTAAAATTAAATCGCTGCAATCAGCTTTACCTGAAGATGACGATGATGATTAA
- a CDS encoding TerB family tellurite resistance protein, producing MSFTDFMSNVKDKMSDLKTAALKFKNKEFLNASMAGAALIALADGEISASEKQKMVKFIENHDALSIFTTSDVITAFQTFVSQVEFDKDIGEAKAYEALGKLKTNEEASRLVMRMIISIAAADGNFDADEKEVAIKIARELNLNTKDFDL from the coding sequence ATGAGTTTTACTGATTTTATGAGCAATGTTAAAGATAAAATGTCCGATTTAAAAACAGCGGCATTAAAATTTAAAAATAAAGAGTTTCTTAATGCCTCAATGGCAGGGGCGGCTTTAATCGCCTTAGCGGATGGTGAAATTAGCGCGTCTGAAAAACAAAAAATGGTTAAATTTATTGAAAACCATGATGCCTTATCTATTTTCACCACCTCGGATGTAATAACCGCTTTTCAAACTTTTGTCTCTCAGGTTGAATTTGATAAAGACATAGGGGAAGCAAAAGCTTATGAGGCGTTAGGTAAATTAAAAACCAATGAAGAAGCCTCACGATTAGTGATGCGAATGATTATTTCAATTGCGGCGGCGGATGGAAATTTTGATGCTGATGAAAAAGAAGTTGCGATAAAAATTGCCCGTGAATTAAATTTAAATACCAAGGATTTTGATTTATAA
- a CDS encoding RNA methyltransferase — MLNNIKIILVETSHAGNIGGVARAMKNMSLSQLRLVTPKNFPHADATARASGADDLLANAVIYNDLTAAISDCQLVIGCSARARTISWPELDPRENAEKCQQQPKDNNIALIFGRENSGLKNHELDLCHYLLRIPCNENYSSLNLAAAVQVVCYELFIATTQNTAPDWVGDKGDQPLASANQMELFYQHLQQTLVDIDFLQPPKARSLMRRLRRIYNRVQLDTKELDILRGILRFSQNHNKDQSDVR; from the coding sequence TTGTTAAATAATATTAAAATTATTCTCGTAGAAACGTCACACGCAGGTAATATAGGCGGCGTTGCCCGTGCGATGAAAAACATGTCGCTTTCGCAACTCCGCCTCGTTACCCCTAAAAATTTCCCTCATGCCGACGCGACCGCAAGAGCGTCAGGCGCAGATGATCTCCTTGCCAATGCCGTTATTTATAATGATTTAACGGCGGCCATTAGTGACTGTCAATTAGTAATCGGTTGCAGTGCCAGAGCGCGAACTATTAGCTGGCCTGAGCTTGATCCGCGTGAAAATGCTGAAAAATGCCAACAACAACCCAAAGATAATAATATTGCCCTTATTTTTGGACGTGAAAACTCAGGGCTTAAAAACCATGAGCTAGATTTATGTCATTATTTGTTACGTATTCCGTGCAATGAAAATTACAGTTCGTTAAATCTTGCCGCCGCCGTTCAGGTCGTTTGTTATGAGTTATTTATCGCAACAACCCAAAATACCGCCCCAGATTGGGTTGGTGATAAAGGCGATCAACCGTTAGCCAGCGCAAATCAAATGGAATTATTTTATCAACATTTGCAGCAAACGTTAGTTGATATTGATTTTTTACAACCGCCTAAAGCCCGTTCACTGATGCGACGATTACGCCGAATTTATAACCGTGTGCAATTAGATACCAAAGAGCTGGATATTTTACGCGGTATTTTACGCTTTTCCCAAAATCATAATAAGGATCAGTCGGATGTTCGCTAA
- the cysE gene encoding serine O-acetyltransferase: MFAKLKSEVAYIFERDPAAHSVFEVCTCYPGFHAILIHRLSHYLWQQGFKWLARFISHFSRWITGVEIHPAAKIGQRFFIDHGMGIVIGETAIIGDDCTLYHGVTLGGTSWKKGKRHPTLGNNVVIGAGAKILGPIQVGHNARIGSNAVVVKSIPADTTATGIPARIKNPQSLREKTATKIGFDAYGETLNMPDPVVEAINKMLDHIHQTDKQMQCMRQALKEAGIECNEQKIIPLEGFEINSFKNEEA, from the coding sequence ATGTTCGCTAAATTAAAATCAGAAGTGGCTTATATATTTGAACGCGACCCCGCCGCACATTCTGTTTTTGAAGTCTGTACCTGCTACCCAGGTTTTCATGCCATTCTTATTCATCGGCTCAGTCATTATTTATGGCAACAGGGTTTTAAATGGTTAGCCCGTTTTATTTCCCATTTTTCACGCTGGATTACAGGGGTTGAAATTCATCCTGCGGCAAAAATTGGTCAACGTTTTTTTATTGATCATGGCATGGGAATTGTGATTGGTGAAACGGCGATTATTGGGGATGATTGTACGCTATATCATGGGGTAACGTTAGGGGGAACGAGTTGGAAAAAAGGAAAACGCCACCCTACGTTAGGCAATAATGTCGTCATTGGGGCGGGGGCTAAAATTTTAGGGCCTATTCAGGTCGGTCATAATGCGCGTATCGGCTCAAATGCGGTGGTTGTTAAGTCAATTCCTGCGGATACCACGGCAACAGGAATTCCTGCCCGCATCAAAAATCCACAAAGTTTACGTGAAAAAACAGCGACTAAAATTGGCTTTGATGCGTACGGTGAAACCCTTAATATGCCTGACCCTGTCGTTGAAGCGATTAATAAAATGCTCGACCATATTCATCAAACCGATAAACAAATGCAGTGTATGCGGCAAGCCTTAAAAGAGGCGGGTATTGAATGTAATGAGCAAAAAATTATTCCCTTAGAGGGATTTGAAATTAATAGTTTTAAAAATGAGGAAGCCTAA
- a CDS encoding cytochrome c oxidase subunit 3, translated as MSTNNEYYIPHQATWPIVGVVGLLTLLAGFANYLNGSSIGSGMMIVGLLIFIVMLAGWFTLQANESESGMYNHGVGISYRMGMMWFIFSEIMFFAVFFGTLWYTRNLSVPWLADEVTGANLWPSFEAVWPTNGPGNVGGEFEPMGAFGLPFLNTALLLTSGWTCTKAHHGLLAKNRDVLIKYLAATVGLGFLFVICQAVEYHEAYTDMGLTLGSGIYGSTFFMLTGFHGFHVCVGAIMLAVVLFRSWKGHFTPENHFFFEAAAWYWHFVDVVWLGLFIFVYLV; from the coding sequence ATGTCTACAAATAATGAATATTATATTCCACATCAGGCGACATGGCCTATTGTTGGAGTCGTAGGGTTATTAACCCTATTAGCGGGATTTGCCAATTACCTGAATGGATCATCTATTGGTTCGGGAATGATGATTGTTGGGTTATTGATTTTCATTGTCATGTTAGCGGGTTGGTTTACGTTACAGGCAAATGAAAGTGAATCAGGGATGTATAATCATGGTGTGGGAATTTCCTACCGCATGGGAATGATGTGGTTTATTTTTTCTGAGATTATGTTTTTTGCGGTGTTTTTTGGAACACTATGGTACACACGTAACCTATCCGTACCTTGGTTAGCAGATGAGGTCACAGGGGCTAATTTATGGCCTTCTTTTGAAGCCGTTTGGCCAACAAATGGACCGGGTAATGTCGGCGGTGAGTTTGAGCCTATGGGCGCATTTGGATTACCGTTTCTAAATACAGCGTTATTATTAACCAGTGGCTGGACTTGTACTAAAGCTCATCATGGTTTATTAGCTAAAAATCGTGATGTCCTTATTAAATACTTAGCTGCAACCGTTGGTTTAGGTTTTTTGTTCGTCATTTGTCAAGCAGTTGAATATCATGAAGCCTATACAGATATGGGATTAACCCTAGGTTCAGGTATTTATGGTTCTACTTTTTTCATGTTGACAGGTTTCCACGGATTCCATGTTTGCGTGGGGGCTATTATGCTCGCGGTTGTCTTATTTCGTAGTTGGAAGGGACATTTCACGCCAGAAAATCATTTCTTTTTTGAAGCGGCGGCATGGTATTGGCATTTTGTTGATGTGGTCTGGTTGGGTTTATTTATTTTTGTTTATTTAGTCTAA
- a CDS encoding Dabb family protein, translating into MKKIITFIQLTVLTGLFLVSPAHAADENKVLTHVIVVWLNDAGDEKARNTFVKASKKLNNLPGIIYRNVSVVEKSDRSIVDDTFDVLITVTFKNKAALQAYLDHPKHKAAVKVFKTMANRIVIYNSIGS; encoded by the coding sequence ATGAAAAAAATTATAACGTTTATTCAGCTTACGGTTTTAACGGGCTTATTTTTAGTCTCACCCGCTCATGCCGCAGATGAAAATAAAGTCCTTACCCATGTTATTGTCGTGTGGTTAAATGACGCAGGTGATGAAAAAGCACGGAATACTTTTGTTAAAGCCAGTAAAAAATTAAATAATTTGCCTGGCATTATTTATCGTAACGTATCGGTTGTTGAAAAAAGTGATCGTTCAATTGTTGATGATACGTTTGATGTTTTAATTACGGTGACCTTTAAAAACAAAGCGGCCTTACAAGCGTATTTAGATCATCCAAAACATAAAGCGGCAGTTAAAGTTTTTAAAACGATGGCAAATCGTATTGTTATTTATAACTCTATTGGCTCATAG
- a CDS encoding bacteriohemerythrin gives MALITWNVEQHGTNVNFADDEHKILFDKLNKLYDLAIGGSARGEIGAQLDDLIAYVVDHFAHEEKEMEAKGYGALAAHKAQHDALVGICADLQEKFHAGEADVTEEAGQMVKSWLDSHIPAFDMPYADALNS, from the coding sequence ATGGCTTTAATTACTTGGAATGTTGAACAACATGGAACAAATGTTAATTTTGCAGATGATGAGCATAAAATATTGTTTGATAAGTTGAATAAGTTATATGATTTAGCCATAGGAGGTTCTGCTCGTGGTGAAATTGGCGCACAGCTTGATGATTTGATTGCCTATGTTGTGGATCATTTTGCTCATGAAGAAAAAGAAATGGAAGCAAAAGGGTATGGCGCATTAGCCGCTCATAAAGCGCAACATGATGCTTTAGTCGGTATTTGTGCGGACTTACAAGAAAAATTTCATGCAGGTGAGGCGGATGTTACCGAAGAAGCAGGACAAATGGTAAAAAGCTGGTTAGACTCTCATATTCCTGCTTTCGATATGCCTTATGCTGATGCTTTAAATAGTTAA
- a CDS encoding dienelactone hydrolase family protein has product MAIISNTVNYLDDELLLEGFFAYDNTIKGIRPTVLICHAWGGRDDFVCDKAEKLAKMGYFAFAVDMYGQGILGKSTEENAQLMQPLMEARERLQQRMQAALRAVTHTPWADEKNIAAIGFCFGGLCVLDLARTGADIKGVVSFHGLLLAPDNLKQQPIKAKVLVLHGHDDPMISPELLSSLQQELTEKGADWQLHSYSHTSHAFTNPNANDPDFGTVYQPNSDRRSWVAMQNFLSEIFA; this is encoded by the coding sequence ATGGCAATTATAAGTAATACGGTTAATTACCTGGATGATGAACTTTTATTAGAAGGTTTTTTTGCCTACGATAATACGATTAAAGGGATTCGCCCAACCGTTTTAATCTGTCATGCGTGGGGTGGGCGTGATGATTTTGTGTGTGATAAAGCAGAAAAATTAGCCAAGATGGGTTATTTTGCCTTTGCCGTTGATATGTATGGGCAAGGTATCTTAGGAAAAAGTACCGAAGAAAATGCCCAATTAATGCAACCGTTGATGGAGGCGAGAGAACGATTACAGCAACGAATGCAAGCAGCTTTACGCGCAGTCACTCATACGCCGTGGGCGGATGAAAAGAATATAGCCGCTATTGGTTTTTGTTTTGGTGGTTTATGTGTTTTGGATTTAGCCAGAACAGGGGCAGATATAAAAGGGGTGGTTTCATTTCATGGATTATTATTAGCCCCTGATAACCTTAAGCAGCAGCCCATTAAAGCAAAAGTGCTTGTTTTACACGGTCATGATGATCCGATGATTTCCCCTGAATTACTTTCCTCGCTTCAACAGGAATTAACCGAAAAAGGCGCGGACTGGCAACTGCATAGTTATAGTCATACCTCACACGCCTTTACCAACCCTAATGCGAATGACCCTGATTTTGGAACTGTTTACCAGCCTAACTCAGATAGACGCTCATGGGTAGCGATGCAAAATTTTTTAAGCGAAATTTTTGCCTAA
- a CDS encoding low molecular weight protein-tyrosine-phosphatase codes for MKKINVLFICMGNICRSPTAEGVFSHLIEQQQLSAHFQVNSAGTHAYHIGEQPDLRSQKTAKERGLDLSQQLARKVIYGDFEDYDYLLAMDKSNYTTLMNACPEKFKSKIHYFLDYAPELRCRDVPDPYYGGENGFDNVFDMIEAASKGFLHSLKTTEKLT; via the coding sequence ATGAAAAAAATAAACGTTTTATTTATCTGTATGGGAAATATTTGCCGTTCGCCGACCGCAGAAGGGGTCTTTTCCCATCTAATCGAACAGCAGCAGCTATCAGCCCATTTTCAAGTCAATTCAGCAGGCACTCATGCTTATCATATCGGTGAACAGCCTGATCTTCGCTCACAAAAAACAGCAAAAGAACGCGGACTGGATCTTTCTCAACAACTGGCTCGAAAAGTAATCTATGGTGATTTTGAAGATTACGATTACTTATTAGCGATGGATAAATCGAATTACACCACACTAATGAACGCCTGCCCTGAGAAATTTAAATCTAAAATACATTATTTTTTAGATTACGCCCCTGAGTTAAGATGCCGTGACGTTCCCGATCCTTACTATGGGGGAGAAAATGGGTTTGATAATGTATTTGATATGATCGAGGCCGCGTCAAAAGGTTTTTTACACTCTTTAAAAACAACGGAAAAATTAACATGA